One Paraglaciecola mesophila genomic region harbors:
- the leuA gene encoding 2-isopropylmalate synthase gives MSNQVKIFDTTLRDGEQALAASLSMKEKLQIALALERLGVDIIEAGFPVSSPGDFQSVRSIAREVKNATVCGLSRALEKDIDACGEALNIAENFRIHTFIATSDIHVANKLRMSQDDVVNMAVKAIKHAGRYTDDIEFSCEDAGRTPIDYLCRMVESAISAGATTVNIPDTVGYTTPTEFGGIIQNLFNRVPNIDKATISVHCHNDLGLAVANSLVAVEYGARQIECTINGIGERAGNCSLEEIAMILQTRQAMLGLNTNIRSQEISRTSKLVSQLCNMPVQSNKAIVGANAFSHSSGIHQDGVLKAQNTYEIMTPESVGINKNNLNLTSRSGRHVIKHRLEELGYKAQDYDLDTLYASFVKLADKKGQVFDYDLEALLFFDKQKPTDEHYKLLYLQASSGKEIIPSATVKLQVGDEEIIESCTGNGPVDAAYNAIIKVLGHEQLEIVDFKLDSKGEGADALAQVSVIVEYNGRRFNGIGLATDIVESGVKALIHVLNNTHLADQIDHQKKQQTQTAGV, from the coding sequence ATGTCCAACCAAGTCAAAATATTCGACACCACATTACGTGATGGCGAACAAGCGCTAGCTGCAAGTTTGAGTATGAAAGAAAAACTACAAATTGCCTTAGCGTTAGAGCGACTTGGTGTCGATATCATTGAAGCAGGTTTTCCGGTTTCATCCCCTGGTGATTTTCAGTCAGTACGTAGTATCGCCCGGGAAGTCAAAAATGCTACCGTTTGTGGCTTGTCTCGCGCGTTAGAAAAAGACATAGATGCTTGCGGTGAGGCATTAAATATTGCCGAAAATTTCCGGATCCACACCTTTATCGCCACCTCAGATATTCACGTAGCCAATAAATTGCGCATGTCACAAGATGATGTGGTGAACATGGCAGTAAAAGCGATTAAACATGCCGGGCGTTACACTGACGATATTGAGTTTTCTTGTGAAGACGCTGGCCGTACGCCGATTGATTATCTATGCCGTATGGTCGAGTCAGCAATTAGCGCTGGGGCAACGACCGTAAACATTCCCGATACGGTGGGCTATACCACGCCGACTGAGTTTGGCGGCATCATTCAAAACTTGTTCAACCGCGTACCCAATATCGATAAAGCGACCATATCGGTACATTGCCACAACGACTTGGGACTCGCCGTTGCCAATTCACTCGTTGCTGTGGAGTACGGAGCACGCCAAATTGAATGTACCATCAATGGCATTGGTGAACGTGCTGGTAACTGCTCATTAGAAGAAATCGCCATGATTTTGCAAACCCGTCAAGCCATGCTGGGTTTGAACACCAATATCCGCAGCCAAGAGATTTCTCGTACGTCAAAATTAGTCAGCCAGCTTTGTAATATGCCAGTGCAATCAAACAAAGCGATTGTTGGAGCCAATGCTTTTAGTCATTCTTCCGGTATTCATCAAGATGGTGTCTTAAAAGCACAGAACACCTATGAGATAATGACCCCCGAAAGCGTGGGAATAAACAAAAACAACTTGAACCTTACTTCTCGCTCTGGCCGTCATGTGATCAAGCATCGACTCGAAGAGCTTGGTTATAAAGCCCAAGACTATGACTTGGATACGTTATACGCTTCATTTGTAAAATTAGCAGATAAGAAGGGCCAAGTATTCGATTACGACTTGGAAGCTTTATTATTTTTTGATAAGCAAAAGCCTACTGACGAACACTACAAGTTACTGTATTTGCAAGCCAGTTCAGGCAAAGAGATCATTCCTAGCGCAACCGTAAAATTACAGGTAGGCGACGAAGAAATCATCGAGTCTTGCACAGGAAACGGTCCAGTAGACGCTGCATACAACGCCATCATCAAAGTGTTAGGCCACGAACAACTTGAAATCGTTGATTTCAAACTGGACTCAAAAGGTGAAGGAGCAGATGCACTGGCTCAGGTGTCCGTCATTGTTGAATACAATGGCCGCCGCTTCAACGGTATTGGTCTTGCCACTGATATCGTCGAATCAGGTGTTAAGGCATTGATACACGTATTGAACAACACCCATTTAGCCGATCAAATTGATCATCAGAAAAAGCAACAAACACAAACTGCCGGAGTTTAA
- the eno gene encoding phosphopyruvate hydratase, translated as MSNISKIIGREIMDSRGNPTVEADVYLESGVMGRATAPSGASTGSREALELRDGDKSRYLGKGVLKAVAAINQDIAPALIGNSAFDQKKVDQIMIDLDGTENKEKFGANAILAVSLAVAKAAALDKQIPLYQHISELNGTAGKYSMPVPMMNIINGGEHADNNVDIQEFMVQPVGAANFREALRMGAEIFHSLKKVLSAKGLSTAVGDEGGFAPNLASNEEALKVIIQAVENAGYEMNKDVTLALDCASSEFYVDGKYDLKGEGKVFDSETFGDYLADLSAKYPIISIEDGLDESDWDGWASLTKKIGDKVQLVGDDLFVTNTKILKRGIDNGVANSILIKFNQIGSLTETLEAIRMAQEAGFTAVISHRSGETEDATIADLAVGTAAGQIKTGSLCRSDRVAKYNQLLRIEEALGDAATYGGRKEIKGQ; from the coding sequence ATGTCAAATATCAGTAAAATCATTGGTCGTGAAATCATGGACTCTCGTGGTAACCCCACTGTAGAGGCAGATGTATATTTAGAATCAGGCGTAATGGGTAGAGCAACTGCACCTTCTGGGGCATCTACTGGTTCTCGTGAAGCGTTGGAATTACGCGATGGTGATAAAAGCCGTTATTTAGGCAAAGGTGTATTAAAAGCAGTCGCAGCAATAAATCAAGATATCGCGCCTGCTCTAATAGGTAACAGTGCATTTGATCAAAAGAAAGTTGACCAAATTATGATCGACTTAGATGGCACTGAAAATAAAGAAAAATTCGGTGCAAACGCAATTTTGGCCGTTTCTCTTGCTGTAGCAAAAGCGGCAGCCCTTGATAAGCAAATTCCTTTGTATCAGCACATCTCTGAGCTTAACGGCACAGCGGGCAAATACTCAATGCCAGTACCTATGATGAACATCATCAACGGTGGCGAGCACGCTGATAATAACGTTGATATTCAAGAATTCATGGTGCAGCCAGTAGGCGCAGCTAACTTCCGTGAAGCATTGCGCATGGGTGCTGAAATATTCCATAGCTTGAAAAAAGTGTTATCTGCTAAAGGGTTAAGCACAGCAGTAGGCGACGAAGGTGGTTTTGCACCTAACCTTGCGTCAAACGAAGAAGCCCTTAAAGTGATCATTCAAGCCGTTGAAAATGCTGGCTACGAAATGAATAAAGACGTTACTTTAGCCCTTGATTGTGCATCATCTGAGTTCTATGTAGATGGTAAATATGACCTTAAAGGTGAAGGTAAAGTATTTGATTCAGAAACTTTCGGTGATTACCTTGCGGATCTTTCTGCTAAGTACCCTATCATTTCAATTGAAGACGGCCTAGACGAAAGCGATTGGGACGGCTGGGCGAGCTTAACTAAGAAAATTGGTGATAAAGTACAGTTAGTTGGAGACGACTTATTTGTTACTAACACTAAAATCCTTAAGCGTGGTATCGACAACGGTGTTGCCAACTCGATTTTGATCAAGTTCAACCAAATCGGTTCATTGACTGAAACTCTTGAAGCAATTCGCATGGCACAAGAGGCTGGTTTCACAGCGGTTATTTCTCACCGTAGTGGCGAAACAGAAGATGCAACCATTGCTGATTTGGCAGTGGGTACTGCAGCGGGCCAAATCAAAACTGGTTCACTGTGTCGTTCTGACCGTGTTGCTAAGTACAATCAACTATTGCGCATCGAAGAAGCACTAGGTGATGCAGCAACCTACGGCGGACGTAAAGAAATAAAAGGTCAATAA
- a CDS encoding CTP synthase, with amino-acid sequence MTNYIFVTGGVVSSLGKGIAAASLAAILEARGLNVTMLKLDPYINVDPGTMSPIQHGEVFVTDDGAETDLDLGHYERFIRTRMTKRNNFTTGRVYEEVIKRERRGDYLGATIQVIPHITNEIKRRIIAGAEGVDVAIVEIGGTVGDIESQPFLEAIRQLGTEVGRDHAMFMHLTLVPYIAVSGEVKTKPTQHSVKELRSIGIQPDILVCRSESALPSNERSKIALFTNVADKAVISLKDANSIYKIPAALKAQGMDELVVQRFGLECPEADLTEWEQVLYAESNPVGEVTIGMIGKYVELPDAYKSVNEALKHAGLKNRLTVNIRYVDSQDIESKGEQILNGLDAILVPGGFGERGIEGKITAAKYAREQKVPYLGICLGMQVAIIEFARNVAGLENANSSEFDPQTPYPVVGLITEWLDADGSTALRSEASDLGGTMRLGSQLCHLIPDSKVYELYGSAEIYERHRHRYEVNNNLREKLETAGLKVTGLSTDKRLVEVIELSDHPWFVAGQFHPEFNSTPRDGHPLFEGFVKAAGEYYKNNN; translated from the coding sequence ATGACAAACTATATTTTCGTCACAGGTGGTGTCGTATCATCACTTGGTAAAGGCATTGCTGCTGCATCGCTCGCTGCTATTCTTGAAGCCCGTGGTCTCAATGTGACCATGCTCAAGCTCGACCCATACATTAACGTCGACCCAGGCACTATGAGCCCAATTCAGCACGGTGAAGTGTTTGTCACCGACGACGGCGCAGAAACAGACCTAGATTTAGGTCACTACGAGCGCTTCATTCGTACCCGTATGACTAAACGTAACAATTTCACCACAGGTCGCGTATATGAAGAGGTGATTAAACGTGAACGTCGTGGTGATTATTTAGGTGCAACTATTCAGGTTATTCCTCATATTACCAATGAAATAAAGCGTCGTATCATTGCTGGCGCTGAAGGCGTCGATGTGGCCATTGTTGAAATCGGTGGTACGGTGGGTGATATCGAATCGCAACCGTTTTTAGAAGCCATTCGTCAACTCGGTACAGAAGTCGGTCGAGATCACGCTATGTTTATGCACTTAACATTGGTGCCTTACATTGCTGTGTCAGGTGAAGTAAAAACCAAGCCGACACAACACTCTGTGAAAGAGTTGCGCTCAATTGGTATTCAGCCTGATATTTTGGTCTGCCGCTCAGAAAGTGCCTTACCATCAAATGAGCGCTCTAAAATCGCCCTTTTCACTAACGTTGCCGACAAAGCCGTTATTTCGTTAAAAGATGCGAACAGTATTTATAAAATACCCGCCGCACTTAAAGCCCAAGGTATGGACGAATTGGTCGTTCAACGCTTTGGTTTAGAGTGCCCAGAAGCCGACCTAACCGAATGGGAGCAAGTACTTTACGCAGAATCTAACCCAGTGGGCGAAGTTACCATAGGTATGATTGGCAAGTACGTTGAATTACCTGATGCCTATAAATCAGTTAATGAAGCGCTTAAACACGCGGGATTAAAGAATCGTCTTACCGTCAACATTCGTTATGTCGACTCACAAGATATTGAAAGTAAAGGTGAGCAAATCCTGAACGGCTTAGATGCTATCTTAGTGCCTGGCGGTTTCGGTGAGCGCGGCATTGAAGGTAAAATAACGGCCGCTAAATATGCGCGAGAGCAAAAAGTACCTTATTTAGGTATTTGCTTGGGCATGCAAGTGGCAATTATTGAGTTTGCTCGTAACGTAGCTGGCCTTGAAAATGCCAATAGTTCAGAGTTTGATCCACAAACTCCTTATCCTGTAGTAGGCTTGATCACCGAATGGTTAGATGCCGATGGCAGCACAGCACTGCGCTCTGAAGCATCAGACTTAGGTGGCACTATGCGATTAGGCAGCCAACTATGTCACCTAATTCCTGATAGCAAGGTTTACGAGTTGTATGGCTCAGCTGAAATATACGAACGTCATCGCCATCGTTATGAGGTCAATAATAACTTACGCGAAAAGTTAGAAACCGCAGGATTGAAAGTCACTGGTCTGTCTACTGACAAACGTCTAGTAGAAGTCATCGAACTAAGCGATCATCCTTGGTTCGTAGCTGGGCAATTCCACCCAGAATTTAACTCTACACCCCGTGACGGTCACCCTTTATTTGAAGGGTTTGTAAAAGCCGCGGGCGAATATTATAAAAACAATAATTAG
- a CDS encoding response regulator — translation MDKMRPILVVDDVEAICTFICTVLQGNGYVHVDIAHDSAEVMARVCRKKYQLILMDIKLPKVDGLELLSILHEEIPDAKIVMCSADTSEETVNLAYEIGAVGFLEKPVTPMSLMSLIERL, via the coding sequence ATGGATAAAATGCGTCCCATTTTGGTTGTTGATGATGTTGAAGCCATCTGCACCTTTATTTGCACCGTATTACAAGGAAACGGATACGTGCATGTCGATATCGCCCATGACTCTGCAGAAGTCATGGCTCGGGTTTGTCGCAAAAAATATCAACTTATCCTAATGGATATCAAACTGCCTAAAGTGGATGGCTTGGAATTACTGAGCATTTTGCATGAAGAAATACCCGATGCAAAAATAGTCATGTGCTCTGCCGATACCTCAGAAGAAACCGTTAATCTTGCCTATGAAATAGGAGCGGTGGGTTTTTTAGAAAAGCCTGTCACCCCCATGAGTTTAATGAGTTTGATAGAGCGGCTGTAG